The nucleotide window TAAGTAGATTGGTTAGATTGtcctctttttctttatatctCTAGCGGTGAAATCAGCGTTTTTTAAACCGAACCGACCTTACGTCTTAATACACCACTTTTATCTAACAATCCATTGAACGTTCCCCTCCCATCTTTCACTTGGTAAATCTGTAAACATGGGACTATCCATCAATATGTTAAGATTGTGTCATAGTTTGGTATGGTGCACGGCTTTATGAATCATCGTCGggttttgaaaaattttgaacaTTGAGCTCGAACCAATTTGATATATCTTTAAAcaaatcttttcaatcttaCACATTATATTCGCTCAAAACTTGACAGTAAACCCATAAAAAGCAAATAACCATTATGACTGAACAATTAAGAGAAACATTTGCCCAGGCTAAGAGAGAAAATCGTCGTGCTTTAGTCACGTTTATGACCGCAGGTTATCCAACTGTTGACGAAACTATTCCAATCTTAAAAGGTTTCCAAGATGGTGGTGTAGATGTCATCGAATTAGGTATGCCATTCTCAGACCCTATTGCTGATGGTCCTACCATTCAAGTTTCCAATACTGTTGCCCTAGAAAATGGTGTTAGCTTAGAACAAACTTTAGATTTAGTGAAACAAGCAAGAGATCAAGGTGTGACAGTTCCTATTATCCTAATGGGGTACTACAACCCTATCTTAAACTACGgtgaagaaaaattgattaGAGATGCCGCTGAGGCAGGTGCCAATGGGTTCATCATCGTTGATTTACCACCAGAAGAAGCCATTAAAGTAAGAGGATTTGTCGCCGAAGTGGGATTAAGTTTGATCCCATTAGTCGCACCTTCTACCACTGATGACAGATTAGAATTATTGTCTCATATCGCCGACTCATTTGTTTATGTCGTTTCAAGAATGGGTACTACCGGTGCTCAAACATCAGTAGCTTCTAATTTAGATCAATTAGTCGCAAGAGTAAGAAAACATACTAAGGAAATCCCAATTGCCGTCGGTTTTGGTGTCTCCACAAGAGAACATTTCCAAGCTGTGGGTTCTTTAGCTGATGGTGTTGTCATTGGTTCTAAGATCGTTACTCTTTGTAAAGAAGCTCCTAAGGGTAAATGTTATGATACTTCCAAGAATTACGTGGAAGAAATTCTTGCTGGTGTTAAGCATAAATTACTAACTAAGGATGAATACTTCGAACTAAAGGAATCATCAATTGCTAGTGGTAAGAATCATAAGAAGGAAGTAAAcgaatttgatgaaaagCATAAACATCCAATCAGATTTGGTGAATTTGGTGGTCAATATGTTCCAGAAGCTCTCCATGCATGTCTAAGTGAATTAGAAAAGGGTTTCGAAGAAGCCATTGCCGACCCAACTTTCTGGGAAGAATTCAGATCATTATACTCTTACATTGGTCGTCCATCTTCTCTTCATAGAGCTGAAAGATTGACTGAATATTGTGGTGGTGCTCAAATCTGGTTGAAGAGAGAAGACTTAAACCACACCGGTTCTCATAAGATTAATAACGCTCTAGCACAAGTTCTTATTGCCAAAAGGTTAGGTAAGACCAATATCATTGCAGAAACTGGTGCAGGACAACATGGTGTCGCAACAGCTACTGCATGTGCCAAATTCGGTTTGAAATGTACTGTCTACATGGGTGCTGAAGATGTCCGTCGTCAAGCCTTAAACGTTTTCAGAATGAGAATTCTAGGTGCCGAAGTTGTTTCAGTGACAAATGGTACTCAAACGTTAAGAGATGCCACATCCGAAGCCTTCCGTTCTTGGGTGACAAACTTAAAGAATACTTACTATGTGGTGGGTTCTGCTATTGGTCCACATCCATACCCAACTTTGGTGCGTACTTTCCAAAGTGTCATTGGTAAGGAAACCAAGGAGCAATTTGCTGCTATGAATGATGGAAAACTACCAAATGCTATTGTTGCCTGTGTCGGTGGTGGTTCTAACTCTACTGGTATGTTCTCTCCATTCGAACATGACACTTCCGTGAAACTATTGGGTGTCGAAGCAGGTGGTGACGGTATTGACACTGCATACCATTCTGCCACTCTAACAGTGGGTAGACCAGGTGTTTTCCACGGTGTGAAAACTTACGTGCTTCAAGATGAAGACGGTCAAGTTCACGATACCCATTCTGTCTCAGCTGGTTTAGATTACCCAGGTGTCGGTCCAGAACTAGCGTTCTGGAAATCTACCGGTCGTGCCCAATTCGTGGCTGCCACTGATGCTCAAGCACTAGAGGGTTCCAAACTCTTATCACAATTGGAAGGTATTATTCCAGCTTTAGAATCATCTCATGCTGTTTACGGTGCTGTTCAACTGGCTAAGGCAATGAAACCAGAAGAACATTTGATTATTAACATTTCTGGTAGAGGTGACAAGGATGTACAAAGTGTCGCTGAAGTTTTACCAAAATTGGGACCACAAATTGGTTGGGATTTAAGATTTGAAGCTGACCCATCTGcttaatttcttttatatTGACTGTAATTAATGAACAAAGATAATAGTTATACAATAGGGTCGTACTTAGAATGAAGCCCTTTTTATATAGATACAATATTAAAGCAATAACGTTATAGATAAAACATTATTTTGCAGTATATTTATTATGTACATTTTCCATTGTTCTGAAAATTCCAGGACGGAGAAATATTTTCGAGAagtgaaagaaaaaatcgATGATTTTAAGATTAACATTTTGAATGCTGCTTCCATAGGAAACGAAAAGGATAAAGCCATAACtgaatttatttgaaagggGTGAACCGAGGAGAAGGAGCATGAATGAGAACTACCTGCCAAGGAGACAACCTTTCGGCGCTCAACTTGGTATAGGTATCGAAAGTCCAAGTGTATATTTATCATCAGCTGCTAAAAGCAAGTTAGATGTGCctaataaagaaaaattatggAGGGGTGCTCAATCGGATGTTTTCCCTCAAGATTTTTTAAATGTTAGTATTGTTTCTGACTTGGAACCTATAGCTATCCATCATGAATCTGATATTGATGCCCAATCAGGAAATTCATCGAGTACTATCACTAGTggaaatgatgaagaatattttaattatGAGGCGGAAGATGAGGAATTCTGGGAAGATATACTATCTTCCAAGTTTAGCTGGGGTCCTTTGATACCTAAGtttcatccaattttaAGTTATTTCCAGATGTTGAAATGAAATCTGATCGTTCATATGATGTAAAGCAGATGACACCGCTATCCAATCATCCATTTGTTCCAAGAAGCATATTGAAGGACATAAATTATAGAAAGACAACAGAAAAAAGATGTAAAGTCACATAAAAAAAGGATAGTGACTTTTGATCCATCTGTTGGAGAACTTCTTGTCACAGGCTATCTTCAAACTACGTCCGATTTAAGAAAAGGTAGGGATGAATTCCCAATCATTGCATATGCTTCAGGACACGCTTCTTCCATTCTTAACATGTCAATACTTAGGAATAACAAACCCAGCAGTAACTGCATTCGAATAGATTTTAGGTCAACGataaaatcaattaaaattCCAACAATGGCAAAAGAGATGGGGAAATCATCTGATTGCCTCGGTATAATTACTGAAAACTCATTACATATACTAAAAATCCATAGcatcttttcaaatgacTATGAAATGGATTATACTCTCTATAATCCTTTAccttttaataaattcagTGATTTTCCGTTTTCAGACGTGGCTTTTAACCCATGGGATGTACAAGAGTTTGCTGTGATTGACATTAAGGGTAATTGGGGAGTTGGTCGTATTCCAAGAATCATGAAAAACCAAAAGGTAAAGGAACTACATCttttaaatgaatcaaGGGGAAGTGCATTTGATATCGAAGAACTGTCCAATTGGAGAAGGATTGCTTGGTCCTGTGGATATTCAAGATTGCTATTATTTTCTAGGTCCAAGGTTATTGAGGtagattttcaaaataactGGCAATTAGATATGGTAGAAGCAAAGTCATGGTCAAATCTCCGAGATTATAAACCAATCAATGATACGTTTGGTTTCTTACTTACTTCAAAGGAAATTATTGTGCTGCGCACAAAAAATGCTGCTAATAACGTGATAAGAGAAGTTTCATGGAAACATGATCTTGATCCTAACGATTTAACTATACAGATTTCTGTTCAAACTGTTGAAATGATCGAAGGAACTCTGTACGTGACTTATATTTCATCGAAGAGGCacaataaattattttgcCATGCGTTTTATTCtacagatgatgatgaacttCTTCAAACCCTCGGATATTCCACACTGATTAATGTTCCTAGATCAATAAATGGTATTCATACCCTAGTGTTTCCAACCTCAAGAGAGAAATATCCTCCTGACTATAACAATAATCTTAACAAGCCGAAATCGTTCCCACTTTCACAAGCATTTTTGAGAACTTATGACACAtcagaaattttcaagattatAATCGGTAATAATATTGCGTCAGATAATTATACTTCTGGTTATGATAGTATGAGAATCGATTGTACCTCTATGGTGACTGAACTTTCCTCCAAGTTTGACTCTCTGCTTACAAATATGATCAGAACTCAAATTAGTGGCAATGAATCAAAAGCTCCTGAAAAAGCAGATGAAGATATCTTTCAAGACTATGGCTACCGTCTTTCATCTGCCATGAATGATGTTTTAGTTATTTGGGCTGATatggaaaatttgaagaagaattcgAAACTTTGTCGCTCAATCGAGGAGCTGACCGAGATACCCAAACATTTTAAAGATCTGTCAGAATTCGAATCTTTCTTGGAACAATTTATGGACTATTATGTTGAGcagaatatttcatttacAAATTTGAAGAGTATATGTAAGATGTTATTTCATGAAGAAATCGGTAGTTTTGATATGCTCTACAACAAACTATTGCAATGTTGGGACATGGTGTCCAAGAATTCAGAAAGTTTAACAAAAGAAACCATAGCAAGTACCATTTGGAGCGTACTAAAATTTACTAAAGTTTCTAATTACAAAATTCTAGAAACAGACATCCACGACTCACTCGGTGAACCATACCGGGCAATTATCGATCAATGGGATAATACCTCTGATctagaagatgaagacgatgaaCAACTCGGAACTTTCCGTTCTACAATCCCAATGAGCAGCCAACCTCAATTCTTGTTAAATAGCCAATCCCAAATTCCAACGATTAAATCATCGCAACCAAGAACTTCCAAAGGTAACAACTTACGACCCAACCAAGGAAAAATTTCGAAAAGTAACCTTCCACCGTTGACGAGCACTAATTTCTCACAGAATTTAATGTCACATTCTCAAGTAAATGGATTATCAAGCACATTGCCTAATACAATGACTCCAGCATTTACACTAATGCAACCCGCCACAGCGGGTATGAGTTCATCTTTTTCCATTGGAGGTTCCCAACGAGCTGGATCCCAGAAGTCtaaaaggaagaagaagaaggttgGTGGCTTTGGCTGAATGATCTATGTAACTATTTAATAATCCAATAGCAACAGAGTATTATATATCTTCAAACACCTACTTGTTAACCAGTTGGGGTCGCAATCCGTAGTTTAAGAATAGGCGTCTATAACGAAGCCGAATTATTGACCCTGTCAATTGACCTCCCCCCAATTATGCCCAGAGTTGCTctgtaaaaaaaaatatttggaaactaATTTACTATTACAGGATAGGCAAAGAAAAAGTATTACAAATAAAGATTTCATACAGTCTTGCAGTATTTGAAAGGCATCGATTGTTTTAAGTAAAGCCGGCAACAGCAATTATTATCTCCTTTTTGACCGACATACTATGAGCACATTACTTTTCCCATCAAATACACTAGAATGGAATTAAGAAATGAAACCAACAAGTACATTGAGTAGATAATGAACATCAAGGTGtaaaataacaaaaaaattggatttTTCTGTGTTTGACGGTACAATACTAAGGGTCAGACATCTAATATACTCTTCggaaaaaataattattacATTAGGTTATATGTCTAAGACTTAGAATTATTCCTTCAATGAACCAATCAAACAATATAAATCGAACACGCCTCACGTAAATAGTTATTTGTGGTGGGATAGTAAGAAATCGTATTTCGttaaattgaaacattgtCCCTAAAAAGTGTCTACCAAAAACGAACGTTTAATTGTTCTCAGTTTTTTTATCCTCAAACCCTTGTATCCATATATATGATCCCTAACGTTTAGAAAGGATATATAATCAATGAGAGAATAATGACTGTGTTTTACGaattctttttcctttaataTACATAGACCCGTATGCTTATATACTACATGCTAGTTTTAATTTCAACGTTCTTTCAAAGCTTTGTTTCTCTTTTCTCTCTTTCTCATTCTTTCAACCTT belongs to Naumovozyma castellii chromosome 3, complete genome and includes:
- the TRP5 gene encoding tryptophan synthase TRP5 (ancestral locus Anc_4.92), giving the protein MTEQLRETFAQAKRENRRALVTFMTAGYPTVDETIPILKGFQDGGVDVIELGMPFSDPIADGPTIQVSNTVALENGVSLEQTLDLVKQARDQGVTVPIILMGYYNPILNYGEEKLIRDAAEAGANGFIIVDLPPEEAIKVRGFVAEVGLSLIPLVAPSTTDDRLELLSHIADSFVYVVSRMGTTGAQTSVASNLDQLVARVRKHTKEIPIAVGFGVSTREHFQAVGSLADGVVIGSKIVTLCKEAPKGKCYDTSKNYVEEILAGVKHKLLTKDEYFELKESSIASGKNHKKEVNEFDEKHKHPIRFGEFGGQYVPEALHACLSELEKGFEEAIADPTFWEEFRSLYSYIGRPSSLHRAERLTEYCGGAQIWLKREDLNHTGSHKINNALAQVLIAKRLGKTNIIAETGAGQHGVATATACAKFGLKCTVYMGAEDVRRQALNVFRMRILGAEVVSVTNGTQTLRDATSEAFRSWVTNLKNTYYVVGSAIGPHPYPTLVRTFQSVIGKETKEQFAAMNDGKLPNAIVACVGGGSNSTGMFSPFEHDTSVKLLGVEAGGDGIDTAYHSATLTVGRPGVFHGVKTYVLQDEDGQVHDTHSVSAGLDYPGVGPELAFWKSTGRAQFVAATDAQALEGSKLLSQLEGIIPALESSHAVYGAVQLAKAMKPEEHLIINISGRGDKDVQSVAEVLPKLGPQIGWDLRFEADPSA
- the RRN6 gene encoding Rrn6p (ancestral locus Anc_4.91) gives rise to the protein MSILRNNKPSSNCIRIDFRSTIKSIKIPTMAKEMGKSSDCLGIITENSLHILKIHSIFSNDYEMDYTLYNPLPFNKFSDFPFSDVAFNPWDVQEFAVIDIKGNWGVGRIPRIMKNQKVKELHLLNESRGSAFDIEELSNWRRIAWSCGYSRLLLFSRSKVIEVDFQNNWQLDMVEAKSWSNLRDYKPINDTFGFLLTSKEIIVLRTKNAANNVIREVSWKHDLDPNDLTIQISVQTVEMIEGTLYVTYISSKRHNKLFCHAFYSTDDDELLQTLGYSTLINVPRSINGIHTLVFPTSREKYPPDYNNNLNKPKSFPLSQAFLRTYDTSEIFKIIIGNNIASDNYTSGYDSMRIDCTSMVTELSSKFDSLLTNMIRTQISGNESKAPEKADEDIFQDYGYRLSSAMNDVLVIWADMENLKKNSKLCRSIEELTEIPKHFKDLSEFESFLEQFMDYYVEQNISFTNLKSICKMLFHEEIGSFDMLYNKLLQCWDMVSKNSESLTKETIASTIWSVLKFTKVSNYKILETDIHDSLGEPYRAIIDQWDNTSDLEDEDDEQLGTFRSTIPMSSQPQFLLNSQSQIPTIKSSQPRTSKGNNLRPNQGKISKSNLPPLTSTNFSQNLMSHSQVNGLSSTLPNTMTPAFTLMQPATAGMSSSFSIGGSQRAGSQKSKRKKKKVGGFG